One genomic region from Sphingobacterium sp. UGAL515B_05 encodes:
- a CDS encoding GMC family oxidoreductase: MANNVYDAIVIGSGITGGWAAKELTERGLKTIMLERGRNIEHIKDYPSPNKDPWEFPHRGRVPLDRAQHYLPFGIKNQWMNEGNIDFWTNETESPYKEIKPFNWFRGYHVGGRSLMWGRQSYRWSDVDFEANSKDGHGVDWPVRYKDIAPWYSHVEKFAGISGNRDGIAVLPDGEFMPPMDMNIVEKDLAARLKSHYQGKRHFIIGRVANITVPHHGRVNCQYQNKCWLGCNFGAYFSTQSSTLPAAVKTGKLTLRPFSIVKNIIYDRDTQKAKGVEIVDAETNQTYEYFAKIVFVCASTLNSTWVLMNSATDVWEGGLGSSSGELGHNLMDHMLNSGAGGRVEGFEDKYIFGRRANGLYVPRFANIAGDTKKRDYIRGFGYQGGASRGQWSGKVDNKSVGGAWKDAIAEPGSWGVGFTSFGEILPYHENKVLLDSSVKDKWGLPVLAIDAEIKDNERKIRIDASNEMKEMLESIGVKDVTTYDNGFSMGQGIHEMGTARMGNDPKTSVLNKFNQVWDAKNVFVTDGAFMTSSSCVNPSLTYMAFTARAVDFAVNELKKGNL, encoded by the coding sequence ATGGCAAATAATGTTTATGATGCAATTGTCATCGGGTCTGGGATCACAGGTGGCTGGGCAGCCAAGGAACTAACGGAACGTGGATTGAAAACCATCATGTTAGAAAGAGGACGCAATATTGAGCATATCAAAGATTACCCATCACCAAACAAAGATCCTTGGGAATTTCCGCATCGGGGTCGGGTACCTTTGGATCGGGCCCAGCACTACTTACCTTTTGGAATTAAAAATCAATGGATGAACGAAGGAAACATCGACTTTTGGACTAATGAGACAGAAAGTCCATATAAGGAAATAAAACCCTTTAATTGGTTCCGGGGCTATCACGTTGGTGGGCGCTCGCTTATGTGGGGGCGGCAAAGCTATCGGTGGTCGGATGTTGATTTTGAAGCAAATAGCAAAGATGGGCATGGGGTTGACTGGCCCGTACGTTATAAAGATATAGCACCTTGGTATAGTCACGTTGAGAAATTTGCGGGTATTTCGGGTAATAGAGACGGTATAGCGGTGCTTCCGGATGGCGAATTTATGCCGCCAATGGACATGAATATTGTGGAGAAAGATCTTGCTGCGCGATTGAAATCGCATTATCAGGGAAAACGACACTTTATAATTGGCCGGGTAGCCAACATAACAGTGCCCCACCACGGCCGTGTTAATTGCCAATACCAGAACAAATGCTGGCTGGGTTGTAATTTCGGCGCTTATTTTAGCACACAGTCTTCAACATTGCCCGCAGCAGTGAAGACAGGGAAACTTACCCTACGGCCATTTTCAATTGTAAAGAACATTATTTACGATCGGGATACGCAGAAAGCTAAAGGAGTCGAAATTGTTGATGCGGAGACGAATCAAACCTACGAGTATTTTGCTAAGATTGTTTTTGTATGTGCTTCGACTTTAAATTCCACCTGGGTGTTAATGAATTCAGCTACTGATGTATGGGAAGGTGGTCTTGGGAGCAGCAGTGGTGAACTGGGACATAATCTGATGGATCACATGTTAAATAGTGGGGCTGGGGGAAGAGTTGAAGGATTTGAGGATAAATATATTTTTGGACGACGCGCGAATGGATTATATGTACCCCGATTTGCCAATATTGCCGGCGATACCAAAAAGAGAGATTACATACGTGGTTTTGGCTATCAGGGCGGAGCTTCAAGGGGACAATGGTCAGGTAAGGTCGATAATAAGAGCGTAGGCGGGGCTTGGAAAGATGCTATAGCCGAGCCCGGAAGTTGGGGAGTTGGTTTTACTTCATTTGGCGAAATACTTCCATATCACGAAAATAAAGTCCTTTTAGATTCATCTGTAAAAGATAAGTGGGGGCTTCCTGTATTGGCTATAGATGCAGAGATTAAGGATAATGAGCGGAAAATACGGATTGATGCAAGCAATGAAATGAAGGAAATGTTGGAATCTATCGGTGTCAAAGACGTAACAACCTATGACAACGGGTTTAGTATGGGACAGGGAATTCATGAAATGGGAACAGCACGGATGGGCAATGATCCGAAAACCTCGGTATTAAATAAATTTAACCAAGTATGGGATGCTAAAAATGTTTTTGTGACAGACGGGGCCTTTATGACTTCGTCTTCCTGTGTGAATCCATCGCTTACCTATATGGCATTTACAGCAAGAGCAGTAGATTTTGCTGTTAATGAGTTAAAAAAAGGGAATCTTTAA
- a CDS encoding gluconate 2-dehydrogenase subunit 3 family protein — protein MNRREAIQRVAMLMGATVIGASLFLEGCQRSASKDIEMLFDPKSIDFLGDLAEAILPKTTTPGAKEAGVGSEIPVLVRDCYKLEEQQVFLTGTAGIDERAKKEFGRNFQQLDKKDQTAFVDVLDKEAQDYDEKKAVNELPHFFTLFKQLTLLTFFSSKLGATEVFRYVKIPGKYNGDFPYQKGDHAWAT, from the coding sequence ATGAATAGACGAGAGGCAATACAACGTGTAGCCATGCTCATGGGAGCAACAGTTATTGGTGCTTCGTTATTTTTGGAAGGATGCCAGAGGTCTGCTTCGAAAGATATAGAAATGCTCTTTGATCCAAAATCAATCGATTTTTTGGGAGATCTCGCGGAGGCGATTCTTCCTAAAACTACTACCCCAGGGGCGAAAGAAGCTGGTGTAGGTTCTGAAATTCCCGTTCTAGTGCGAGACTGCTATAAACTTGAAGAACAACAGGTTTTTTTGACTGGAACAGCCGGAATTGACGAACGTGCCAAGAAAGAATTCGGACGTAATTTTCAGCAACTCGACAAAAAAGATCAAACTGCTTTTGTTGATGTTTTGGACAAGGAAGCGCAAGATTACGATGAAAAGAAAGCAGTTAATGAACTGCCCCATTTTTTCACACTGTTTAAACAGCTTACACTCCTTACATTCTTTAGCTCGAAATTAGGCGCCACGGAAGTTTTCCGTTATGTGAAAATCCCAGGAAAATATAACGGCGATTTCCCTTATCAAAAGGGTGATCATGCCTGGGCAACCTAG
- a CDS encoding bestrophin family protein, producing the protein MITTKYFNYRQIFNLAGAHLIWLTLWCSLVAVIYYFFNWQWMIIPWVPLALIGTAEAFYVGFKNNQAYDRLWEARKIWGGIVNSSRSFTAMLYAFDTQDGDHTDLEERRKRIAYRHIAWLYTFREQLLIPTEWEHVSLKKHFGSMNVKRNRLIKAGFPDYSRTSIFLRKYLSTDEFKLQSTYKNFATYLISKQAKEVNALKNDQIISDFNQTQLQNCLNQFYDYQGQAERIKKFPSPRQFASTAFVFNVILIILLPLGLVNEFAKLGDWGIWTSIPFCVVIGWIYIVMELVGDYTENPFGGLMFDVPMLSICRTIEIDVLQMVGDEDLPEAIASKNGVLV; encoded by the coding sequence ATGATCACAACCAAGTATTTTAACTATCGGCAAATATTTAATTTAGCGGGTGCCCATTTAATATGGCTGACGCTTTGGTGCTCTCTGGTGGCGGTCATTTATTATTTTTTTAATTGGCAGTGGATGATAATTCCCTGGGTGCCATTGGCTTTGATTGGAACCGCTGAGGCTTTTTACGTCGGGTTTAAGAATAATCAGGCCTATGATAGACTTTGGGAAGCGCGGAAAATCTGGGGTGGGATTGTCAATTCAAGTCGTTCTTTCACGGCAATGTTATATGCCTTTGATACCCAGGATGGTGATCATACCGATTTGGAGGAGCGGAGGAAAAGGATTGCTTATCGCCATATCGCTTGGTTATATACTTTTCGTGAGCAGTTGTTGATCCCGACAGAATGGGAGCATGTCAGTTTGAAAAAACACTTTGGTTCAATGAATGTTAAACGGAACAGGCTGATAAAGGCTGGCTTTCCTGATTATAGTAGAACATCGATTTTTTTACGCAAATACCTTTCTACAGATGAGTTTAAGTTGCAGAGCACTTATAAAAATTTTGCAACGTATTTGATTTCTAAACAAGCAAAGGAAGTTAATGCATTGAAAAATGATCAAATCATTTCGGATTTTAACCAAACCCAACTGCAGAATTGTCTGAATCAATTTTACGACTATCAAGGTCAGGCGGAAAGAATCAAAAAATTTCCTTCACCGAGACAGTTTGCCAGTACAGCATTTGTCTTTAATGTTATTCTCATCATTCTGCTTCCATTGGGCCTAGTAAACGAATTTGCGAAATTGGGAGACTGGGGGATATGGACGAGTATTCCTTTTTGTGTGGTAATTGGATGGATTTATATCGTGATGGAATTGGTCGGCGATTATACCGAAAATCCTTTTGGAGGACTCATGTTTGATGTGCCTATGCTTTCTATTTGTCGAACCATAGAAATTGATGTGTTGCAAATGGTGGGAGATGAGGATCTTCCGGAAGCAATTGCATCGAAAAATGGTGTTTTGGTTTAA